A genomic region of Glycine max cultivar Williams 82 chromosome 15, Glycine_max_v4.0, whole genome shotgun sequence contains the following coding sequences:
- the LOC100801049 gene encoding dof zinc finger protein DOF1.4, whose product MSANCEKMVAIPPTTNQWLQVDDHKVLMGSNGGSSNNNKVMEKPGQNQLVQQQQHPETLKCPRCDSSNTKFCYYNNYSLSQPRHFCKACKRYWTRGGTLRNVPVGGGCRRNKRVKRPITSPCSAAIDTASNSSNSSSAPTAAASLQPQIDTASTSNHINPLFYGLPSSSSDVNLPLFSRFGSRISSSGFDLQLNNALGLGFSSGVLSNEASDNNGYRSGFGSNNMLLSSYTSTTTTTPAMSSLLLQQKFISGGLKNDADSSNTFQHGLSLTSLEQLQIASDHSSEAGMVALKDVKVELGQNNNRLEWNGGAFQSQIQHVGLYDPLLYWNNSATALGVWNDQAANIGSSVTSLI is encoded by the exons ATGTCGGCTAACTGTGAGAAAATGGTAGCCATCCCTCCAACGACCAACCAATGGCTACAG GTGGATGATCACAAGGTCTTGATGGGTTCCAATGGTGGAAGTAGTAACAATAATAAGGTAATGGAAAAACCAGGTCAAAATCAACTTGTGCAGCAGCAGCAACATCCAGAAACCCTCAAGTGCCCTCGTTGTGACTCATCAAACACCAAGTTCTGCTACTACAACAACTACAGTTTGTCTCAGCCTAGACACTTCTGCAAAGCCTGCAAGCGCTATTGGACAAGAGGTGGAACCCTCAGAAACGTTCCTGTTGGTGGAGGCTGCAGAAGAAACAAGCGTGTAAAGCGTCCAATAACAAGCCCTTGTTCTGCCGCCATTGACACTGCTTCTAATTCTTCTAACTCTTCTTCTGCTCCCACTGCTGCTGCTTCACTACAACCCCAGATCGACACTGCTTCAACCTCAAATCACATCAACCCTTTGTTCTATGGATTACCAAGTAGCTCTAGCGATGTGAATCTTCCATTGTTCTCTAGGTTCGGTTCTAGAATCTCCAGTTCCGGGTTTGATCTTCAGTTGAATAATGCCCTTGGATTAGGTTTTTCATCCGGGGTTTTGTCCAATGAAGCTAGTGATAATAACGGTTACAGAAGCGGGTTTGGTTCAAACAATATGCTTCTTTCAAGTTATACAtccactactactactactccAGCTATGTCTTCTCTTTTGCTTCAACAGAAGTTCATCAGTGGTGGATTGAAAAATGATGCTGATAGCAGCAACACTTTCCAGCATGGCTTAAGCTTAACCTCACTAGAGCAGTTGCAAATAGCAAGTGATCATAGCAGTGAGGCAGGGATGGTGGCATTAAAAGATGTGAAAGTAGAATTAGGACAAAACAACAACAGGTTGGAGTGGAATGGTGGTGCTTTCCAAAGCCAGATCCAGCATGTGGGCTTGTACGATCCTTTGCTTTATTGGAATAATTCAGCAACAGCTTTGGGTGTTTGGAACGATCAAGCTGCTAATATTGGTTCATCAGTCACTTCTCTGATCTAG